The stretch of DNA GCTAGGGCGGCCGCGGCCAGGCTGTAGAGCGGGCTCGGAGCCCCCGGCCTCTGGAGTACCGCTGCCGGAACCGGTATTAGCGGGGAAACAGTCATTATCAGGGACGCAGTGGCCTCGAGGGTGTCGAGGGGGACGAGAACCTGGCTGGCCTGCCAGGAGGCGCTCGCCTCCCCTATGACCTTCAGGAGTAGTATGGCTATTGCGGGGACGGCGACGCTGGCCGCCCCGAGTATCACGGCCACCGTTTTAGCCCTTCTGGCCAGGAGCCTAGACTCCAGTATAGTGTTGTACACCGCCTCCACAGCCTTAGACACCCCCGTCCTGCCAGCGGTTGTAGACGCGCTTATGACAACGTCCACTACAGGCCCGGCAGCTTGCCTAGCGTTGGCGAGGTCCTCGCTGAAATCCAGCCCCGCCCTCGCCTTCGCCACAGCAGCTCCAAGACTCTCAAGGGCCCTCCTCTCGCGTATGGATTGCAGCCTGTAGCCCGCCTCCACGGCTACGGCGAGCGCAGCCCCGGCTGCGAGGGCGTGAAGGGGTGTTGCCAGTGCGAAGGCGGCAACCATGGCAGCTGGCGCCGCGTATGATGTTAAGGCGAGGACGGTGTTGCCGGGAGGCCAGCCTATTGGGGGTTTGAGGGCCGCGAGAAACAGGGCTAGGGCTGGTGAGGCTACCGCCGGGAGTAGCGCGGCGGCAGCGGCTGCCTGGGGCTCGACTAGTATTGCCATGGGTGTGAGTAGGAGGGCTGTGGAGACTAGTGTGAGGTTTATCTCTCCTAGGGACTGGGCGAGCCTGGTGTACGAGTCCCACTGCGTCTTGATAGCCTTCATGGTATAGTCTATTATATAGAGTGTCAGCCTGCTTCTCGAGAGGCCCAGCCTCTCTGCAGCTATATACTCCCTAAGCATCGCTCCGAGGGTTTTCGAGGGGGTGGTTCTGGCCAGCAGCCTAGCGGCAGCCTCAGGGTCGAGGCCGGACTTGACCATGAGCCTCAGCCTCTCAACCTCCCTCCTGGCCCACCTAAGGCTCGGGTGGTATGAGGCTAGCAGAAGGTCCGCAACGTTCGATGCTATGGAGGAGTAGGGAAGCATGTAGAGGAGCAGCAGGGGCACCTCCCTCTCCACCATGCCGCCCACAACAGCCCTATACAGGGTTGGCGCCAGGCCCGCCGCTGCCGCCGCACCCCCCGCTAGCAGGGGCAGCCAGTATGGCGTGTATCCGGATAGCCAGAGGATTAGGCTGGCGGCCGCGAGGAAGGTTAGGGAGAGCATAGCC from Aeropyrum pernix K1 encodes:
- a CDS encoding type II secretion system F family protein — encoded protein: MAARLSALKMRGRRLLHVRLHSLSDPLLLGAGAARLSRYSLLAMLSLTFLAAASLILWLSGYTPYWLPLLAGGAAAAAGLAPTLYRAVVGGMVEREVPLLLLYMLPYSSIASNVADLLLASYHPSLRWARREVERLRLMVKSGLDPEAAARLLARTTPSKTLGAMLREYIAAERLGLSRSRLTLYIIDYTMKAIKTQWDSYTRLAQSLGEINLTLVSTALLLTPMAILVEPQAAAAAALLPAVASPALALFLAALKPPIGWPPGNTVLALTSYAAPAAMVAAFALATPLHALAAGAALAVAVEAGYRLQSIRERRALESLGAAVAKARAGLDFSEDLANARQAAGPVVDVVISASTTAGRTGVSKAVEAVYNTILESRLLARRAKTVAVILGAASVAVPAIAILLLKVIGEASASWQASQVLVPLDTLEATASLIMTVSPLIPVPAAVLQRPGAPSPLYSLAAAALAYAAAGAPAPAL